The following proteins are encoded in a genomic region of Acidobacteriota bacterium:
- a CDS encoding DinB family protein produces the protein MKIEPPLQDEFQPFASLYVDRVPTDGAVLDHLRANGEALRSLLEPLSDTQWHFRYAPGKWSVKEVLLHVIDTERILTYRALRVGRGDPTELSGFDQDLLMQQVIADHRSAASLLAEHAVVRNATLSLFESFDEAAWQRRGVVGGGPLSVRAVAYFVAGHELHHREILQRRYLASDAG, from the coding sequence ATGAAGATCGAGCCCCCGTTGCAGGACGAGTTCCAGCCTTTCGCCTCGCTCTACGTCGACCGCGTGCCGACGGATGGCGCCGTCCTCGACCACTTGCGGGCCAACGGCGAAGCCCTCAGGTCGCTCTTGGAGCCCCTGTCGGACACGCAATGGCACTTTCGCTATGCCCCCGGAAAGTGGTCCGTGAAGGAGGTCCTGCTCCACGTCATCGACACGGAGCGCATCCTGACCTACCGAGCCCTGCGCGTCGGTCGTGGCGATCCCACCGAGCTTTCCGGCTTCGATCAGGACCTGCTGATGCAGCAGGTCATCGCCGACCACCGTTCGGCCGCCAGCCTGCTGGCGGAGCACGCCGTCGTTCGGAACGCCACCCTGAGTCTTTTCGAGAGCTTCGACGAGGCCGCCTGGCAGCGCCGCGGAGTGGTCGGCGGAGGACCCTTGAGCGTGCGAGCCGTGGCCTATTTCGTGGCCGGTCACGAGCTCCATCACCGGGAGATCTTGCAGCGCCGATACCTGGCGTCCGACGCCGGCTGA
- a CDS encoding VOC family protein, producing MLAKSKGVGWLLGLIVLLAAPLVSADDEAPKGFEGQAFFFALSVADVEASVAWYQRVLGFEPVREVDVAARGLRIRLLRRPGAYLELIELAGARSAAEIDPEIAKAYEVLGPFKIGFQVESLDRTLQLFEAQKVPLRGSVIAEDDLRLRSTQIVDPDGNVLQIFESLD from the coding sequence ATGCTTGCAAAGTCGAAGGGGGTGGGATGGCTGCTGGGGCTGATCGTGTTGCTGGCAGCGCCGTTGGTGAGCGCCGACGACGAGGCGCCGAAGGGTTTCGAAGGGCAGGCCTTCTTCTTCGCCCTGTCGGTGGCCGATGTCGAAGCCAGCGTCGCCTGGTACCAGCGAGTGCTGGGCTTCGAGCCGGTCCGGGAGGTCGATGTCGCGGCGCGCGGCCTGCGCATTCGCTTGCTGCGCCGGCCCGGGGCATATCTCGAGCTGATCGAGCTCGCCGGTGCCCGCTCCGCGGCCGAGATCGATCCCGAGATCGCCAAGGCCTATGAGGTCCTCGGTCCCTTCAAGATCGGTTTCCAGGTCGAGAGCCTGGATCGTACGCTGCAGCTCTTCGAGGCTCAGAAAGTGCCGCTGCGGGGCTCGGTGATCGCCGAAGACGACCTCCGCCTGCGGTCGACTCAGATCGTCGATCCGGACGGCAACGTCCTGCAGATCTTCGAGTCCCTCGACTGA